The following are from one region of the Phycisphaerales bacterium genome:
- a CDS encoding type II secretion system F family protein, which produces MPTFTYEARDAQGKMRKGTLEANTDEEAIGRLKSQSLYPTSVREQKVKKSEGAEGPKVKKKRGGGIVLFGKVKKKQLTQFTRQLSTLQDAGLPLLRSLQILEGQAKPGPLKNVLIDLTDEVQGGSSLSEAMGQHPKAFDRLYVKMIAAGEVGGVLDIILQRLAEFMEKGQRLKRQIRGALVYPLVVVFVAVVILVMIMVVIIPQFQKIFEDFGVELPWLTIWLTDTSMWMAGRQPGQVVPGAVIFVGSIIAIPFVWKLVRLAKPGRALTDRMVLWTPVIGNVSRKSTVAKFTRTLGTLISAGVPILEAIRITADTSGNAVFEKALLRVHDAVREGESFAVPLRESKTCEPIVVNMVDVGEETGELDVMLMKVADNYDEEVDVAVKAALSLLEPIMVVLIGGMVGTIVIAMFLPMVAMIESLNGGGL; this is translated from the coding sequence ATGCCAACGTTCACGTACGAAGCTCGCGACGCCCAGGGCAAGATGCGCAAGGGCACCCTGGAAGCCAACACCGACGAAGAGGCGATCGGCCGGCTGAAGAGCCAGAGCTTGTATCCCACTTCGGTGCGCGAGCAGAAGGTGAAGAAATCCGAGGGCGCGGAAGGCCCGAAGGTCAAGAAGAAGCGCGGTGGCGGGATCGTGCTCTTCGGCAAGGTCAAGAAGAAGCAATTGACGCAGTTCACGCGTCAGTTGTCGACCCTGCAGGACGCGGGCCTTCCGCTGCTCCGGAGTCTTCAGATCCTCGAAGGCCAGGCCAAGCCCGGCCCGCTGAAGAACGTGCTGATCGACCTGACCGACGAGGTGCAGGGCGGCTCCAGCCTCTCGGAGGCGATGGGCCAGCACCCCAAGGCGTTCGACCGCTTGTACGTCAAGATGATCGCGGCCGGCGAGGTCGGTGGTGTGCTCGACATCATCCTGCAGCGCCTCGCCGAGTTCATGGAGAAGGGCCAGCGACTGAAGCGTCAGATCCGCGGCGCCCTGGTGTATCCGCTGGTGGTGGTGTTCGTGGCCGTCGTCATCCTGGTGATGATCATGGTCGTCATCATTCCGCAGTTCCAGAAGATCTTCGAAGACTTCGGCGTGGAACTGCCCTGGCTGACGATCTGGCTGACCGACACGAGCATGTGGATGGCCGGCCGCCAGCCCGGCCAGGTCGTGCCCGGCGCCGTGATCTTCGTCGGTTCGATCATCGCCATTCCCTTCGTGTGGAAGCTGGTGCGTCTGGCCAAGCCCGGCCGGGCGCTCACCGACCGCATGGTGCTGTGGACGCCGGTGATCGGCAATGTCAGCCGCAAGTCGACGGTGGCCAAGTTCACCCGCACGCTGGGCACGCTGATTTCCGCTGGCGTGCCGATCCTCGAAGCGATCCGCATCACCGCCGATACGTCGGGCAATGCCGTGTTCGAGAAGGCGCTGCTGCGGGTGCACGACGCGGTGCGCGAGGGCGAGAGCTTCGCGGTGCCGCTGCGCGAGAGCAAGACCTGCGAGCCCATTGTGGTGAACATGGTGGACGTGGGTGAAGAGACCGGTGAGCTGGACGTGATGCTCATGAAGGTTGCCGACAACTACGACGAGGAGGTCGACGTGGCCGTGAAGGCCGCGCTGTCCCTGCTCGAGCCGATCATGGTCGTGCTGATCGGCGGCATGGTCGGCACCATCGTGATCGCGATGTTCCTGCCGATGGTGGCGATGATCGAGTCGCTCAACGGCGGGGGCCTGTAA
- a CDS encoding ATPase, T2SS/T4P/T4SS family: MSGLLKDFGMATTNPEELKGRKIGRVLTKMGKVSREQVHEALAIQRTRKKKIGEVLVELEYCTEADVQAALAGQAGMAYVDLAGKELDEATVDSVPAESARAYGIVPIEYNQTARRLKIAMKSANNFRAVDDLRLLLGMTVEAVVADPEQIDALLAKHYTKSESVVDVVSNLAKDTKFDALAGHSSDSIDLDAIATAASDNQVVKLLNLVLLQAIKDKASDIHFEPFEDEFKMRYRIDGVLYEMVPPPKHLGPAITSRIKVMANLDIAERRLPQDGRIELQVGGKPVDLRIAVLPTMHGESVVMRVLDRSNVELNLERIGFREDDLSRFRALIEKPNGIVVVTGPTGSGKTTTLYAALAELNRIETKILTSEDPVEYDIDGLCQVQVNDDVGLTFAKALRSFLRQDPDVILVGEIRDLETAQIAVQASLTGHLVLSTLHTNDAPSSIVRLVDLGLEPFLLTATIEGIVAQRLVRKIAPSAREAYEPSEEELMELGLRPSDVAGKTFYRPRSDAEYGGYKGRMALFEIMTMDDTIRDMVMREESLNLVREHARKRGMRSLRESGLLAIYEGQTSIDEVVRETLVEE, encoded by the coding sequence ATGTCGGGACTCCTCAAGGACTTTGGCATGGCCACAACAAATCCCGAAGAGCTGAAGGGCCGGAAGATCGGCCGCGTGCTCACCAAGATGGGCAAGGTGTCCCGGGAGCAGGTGCACGAAGCTCTCGCCATCCAGCGTACCCGCAAGAAGAAGATCGGCGAAGTGCTGGTCGAACTCGAGTACTGCACCGAAGCGGACGTCCAGGCAGCTCTGGCCGGGCAGGCCGGCATGGCCTACGTCGACTTGGCGGGCAAGGAACTCGACGAGGCGACCGTCGATTCGGTGCCCGCCGAGAGCGCTCGGGCCTACGGGATCGTGCCCATCGAGTACAACCAGACGGCCCGTCGCCTGAAGATCGCGATGAAGAGCGCGAACAACTTCCGGGCGGTGGACGACCTTCGCCTGCTCTTGGGCATGACGGTGGAAGCGGTTGTGGCCGATCCCGAGCAGATCGACGCCCTGCTGGCCAAGCACTACACCAAGAGCGAGTCGGTCGTCGATGTGGTCAGCAACCTGGCCAAGGACACCAAGTTCGATGCGCTGGCGGGCCACAGCAGCGACTCGATCGACCTGGACGCCATCGCAACGGCGGCCAGCGACAACCAGGTGGTCAAGCTCCTGAACCTGGTGCTGCTGCAGGCCATCAAGGACAAGGCTAGCGACATCCACTTCGAGCCGTTCGAGGACGAGTTCAAGATGCGGTACCGCATCGACGGTGTTCTCTACGAAATGGTGCCGCCGCCTAAGCACCTCGGGCCGGCCATCACCAGCCGCATCAAGGTTATGGCGAACCTGGACATCGCCGAGCGGCGTTTGCCGCAGGACGGCCGCATCGAGTTGCAGGTGGGCGGCAAGCCCGTCGACCTGCGTATCGCCGTGCTTCCGACCATGCATGGCGAGAGCGTCGTGATGCGTGTGCTGGACCGATCAAACGTCGAGCTGAACCTGGAGCGCATCGGTTTCCGTGAAGACGACCTTTCGCGCTTCCGGGCGCTCATCGAGAAGCCCAACGGCATCGTTGTGGTGACCGGGCCCACCGGTTCGGGCAAGACCACGACGTTGTACGCGGCTCTTGCCGAGTTGAACCGCATCGAGACCAAGATCCTGACCAGCGAGGACCCGGTCGAGTACGACATCGACGGGCTGTGCCAGGTGCAAGTGAACGACGACGTCGGCCTGACGTTCGCCAAGGCGCTGCGCAGCTTCCTTCGTCAGGACCCCGACGTGATCCTCGTCGGCGAGATTCGTGACCTCGAAACGGCCCAGATCGCGGTGCAGGCATCGCTGACGGGCCACTTGGTGCTGAGCACGCTGCACACCAACGACGCACCCAGTTCGATCGTGCGTCTGGTGGACCTGGGCTTGGAGCCGTTCCTGCTGACTGCGACGATCGAGGGCATCGTGGCCCAGCGTCTGGTTCGCAAGATCGCGCCCTCGGCTCGCGAGGCGTACGAGCCCAGCGAGGAGGAACTGATGGAACTGGGCCTACGTCCGTCGGACGTGGCAGGCAAGACGTTCTATCGGCCGCGGAGCGACGCGGAGTACGGCGGATACAAGGGCCGCATGGCGCTGTTCGAGATCATGACGATGGATGACACCATCCGCGACATGGTGATGCGGGAAGAGAGCCTCAACCTCGTGCGAGAGCACGCCCGCAAGCGGGGCATGCGTTCGCTCCGCGAGAGCGGCCTGCTGGCGATCTACGAGGGCCAGACCTCGATCGACGAGGTCGTTCGCGAGACGCTGGTCGAGGAGTAG
- a CDS encoding type IV pilus twitching motility protein PilT, translated as MASYDDSGDRASGGATVQIDRLLDTVVRTGASDLHLTVGRKPTVRLHGGLKNLETKVLDSDDMVSLMKSITPERNQQEINEMGGTDFGFGYGDAARFRVSIFKQRGDLALVLRLIPNELLTFEQIGLPEAVRDLSRRPRGLFLVTGPTGSGKTTSLATVLDYINTYYDRHIVTMEDPIEYFHYHKKSVVNQREVGNDVPSFAEALRRVLRSDPDVILVGEMRDLETIEAAIRAAETGHLVFGTLHTTGAAKTIDRVVDAFPVSQQNQIRVQLSTALIAVLSQALLKRVDKPGRIAAYEFLMVTPAIANLIREGKTFRIDSSIQTGAKFGMQLLDDHLWNLYTKGIISAEEMVDKGKDPGALRDRVHQAGKTIGRPELDEDDVG; from the coding sequence ATGGCCTCATACGATGATTCGGGCGACCGTGCCAGTGGCGGCGCCACCGTTCAGATCGACCGACTGCTCGATACCGTGGTCCGCACGGGCGCGAGCGACCTCCACCTCACGGTCGGCCGCAAGCCCACCGTCCGCCTGCACGGCGGGCTGAAGAACCTGGAGACCAAGGTCCTCGATTCGGACGACATGGTCTCGCTCATGAAGTCGATCACCCCGGAACGCAACCAGCAGGAAATCAACGAGATGGGCGGCACGGACTTCGGGTTCGGCTACGGCGACGCCGCCCGCTTCCGAGTGTCGATCTTCAAGCAGCGCGGCGACTTGGCCCTGGTGCTCCGCCTCATCCCCAACGAGCTGCTTACCTTCGAGCAGATCGGCTTGCCCGAGGCCGTCCGCGATCTCAGCCGCCGCCCTCGTGGCCTGTTCCTGGTGACCGGCCCCACCGGTTCTGGGAAGACCACCAGCCTCGCGACGGTGCTGGACTACATCAACACCTACTACGACCGCCACATCGTCACGATGGAAGACCCCATCGAGTACTTCCACTATCACAAGAAGAGCGTGGTCAACCAGCGTGAGGTGGGCAACGACGTGCCCAGCTTTGCCGAAGCCCTCCGCCGCGTGCTCCGCTCCGACCCCGACGTGATCCTTGTCGGCGAAATGCGTGACCTGGAGACCATCGAGGCCGCTATCCGCGCGGCCGAGACGGGCCACTTGGTGTTCGGCACCCTTCACACGACCGGCGCCGCCAAGACCATCGACCGTGTGGTCGACGCCTTCCCTGTGAGTCAGCAGAACCAGATCCGAGTCCAGCTCTCCACGGCCCTGATCGCCGTGCTGAGCCAGGCGTTGCTCAAGCGGGTCGACAAGCCCGGCCGGATCGCGGCCTACGAGTTCCTCATGGTGACGCCGGCCATCGCCAACCTGATTCGCGAGGGCAAGACCTTCCGCATCGATTCATCGATCCAGACCGGTGCCAAGTTCGGCATGCAGCTGCTGGATGACCACCTCTGGAACCTTTACACCAAGGGCATCATCAGCGCCGAAGAGATGGTTGATAAGGGCAAGGATCCAGGTGCCCTTCGAGATCGTGTGCACCAGGCAGGCAAGACGATCGGTCGTCCCGAGCTCGATGAGGACGATGTCGGCTGA
- a CDS encoding ATPase, T2SS/T4P/T4SS family has product MARNRKKLGEILVANGVVSQEDMDKAVGIAKGSRRRVGQALVEAGFATDEQVAQALAEQYGVPYVNPNDPATKETVQVDLIPKEIVRKHMVLPVAKDGGRLKLIVSDPMDLELQDMLRFRLNLEIDPLLASKTAIRNFLEGGAENGQTPSAPKEQAKPGEKGLVTDSIDRSVDRSVDKSIDVASEDAPIVKLVNRILSEAVRMRASDVHIEPMGDRVRLRYRIDGVCIERDNLPKRMQNSLLSRVKLSAGMNIAEKRVPQDGRIKLPVDQTDIDFRVSACPTYHGESVVLRILRPDAVRIGLENLGFESDNLEVFNRIIRRPNGIFLVTGPTGSGKTTTLYSALDVLNRPDRKIITAEDPVEYNFEGINQCQVRESIGLTFPAILRSMLRQAPNIILVGEIRDREVGEIAIQAALTGHLVFSTLHTNDAPSAITRLIDMGIKPFLVASSIQAVMAQRLIRMLHQPSKVLDDNPDPKFLHLCGIKSGEWEGKVYKPGSSPDVPTGYKGRKAIFEMMLMNSDLREMAFRKAPVAELRVAAIKSGMKTLTEDGKRKILSGQTTPAEVARVTQTAE; this is encoded by the coding sequence ATGGCACGAAATCGCAAGAAGCTTGGTGAGATCCTGGTGGCCAACGGCGTGGTCAGCCAGGAAGACATGGATAAGGCCGTCGGCATTGCCAAGGGCTCTCGACGCCGCGTCGGACAGGCCTTGGTCGAGGCGGGATTTGCCACCGACGAACAGGTCGCCCAGGCGCTGGCCGAGCAGTATGGCGTGCCGTACGTCAATCCCAACGATCCGGCGACCAAGGAGACCGTGCAGGTCGACCTCATTCCCAAGGAGATCGTTCGCAAGCACATGGTCCTGCCCGTGGCCAAGGACGGCGGCCGCCTGAAGCTCATCGTCTCGGATCCGATGGATCTGGAACTGCAGGACATGCTGCGCTTCCGGCTGAACCTTGAAATCGATCCTCTGCTGGCCTCCAAGACCGCCATCCGCAACTTCCTGGAGGGAGGCGCCGAGAACGGCCAGACGCCATCGGCCCCCAAGGAGCAGGCCAAGCCGGGCGAGAAGGGCTTGGTGACCGATTCGATCGATCGCTCGGTCGACCGCTCGGTGGACAAGTCCATCGACGTGGCGTCCGAAGACGCGCCGATCGTGAAGCTGGTCAATCGCATCCTGAGTGAAGCCGTCCGCATGCGAGCCAGCGACGTCCACATCGAGCCGATGGGAGATCGGGTGCGACTGCGCTACCGCATCGACGGCGTGTGCATCGAACGCGATAACCTCCCAAAGCGCATGCAGAACTCGCTGCTCAGCCGCGTGAAGCTGAGCGCCGGCATGAACATCGCCGAGAAGCGCGTCCCCCAGGACGGCCGCATCAAGCTGCCTGTCGACCAGACCGACATCGACTTCCGCGTGTCGGCATGCCCGACCTACCACGGCGAGAGCGTAGTGCTGCGTATTCTCCGGCCCGACGCGGTTCGAATCGGCCTGGAGAACCTGGGCTTCGAGAGCGACAACCTCGAGGTCTTCAACCGCATCATCCGCCGACCCAACGGCATCTTCCTGGTGACCGGGCCCACCGGTTCGGGCAAGACCACCACGCTGTACTCGGCCCTGGACGTGCTCAACCGACCCGACCGCAAGATCATCACCGCCGAAGATCCCGTGGAGTACAACTTCGAGGGCATCAACCAATGCCAGGTGCGTGAGTCGATCGGCCTGACCTTCCCGGCCATCCTGCGAAGCATGCTCCGCCAGGCGCCAAACATCATCCTGGTTGGTGAGATTCGCGACCGCGAGGTGGGCGAGATCGCCATCCAGGCCGCCCTGACCGGCCACCTGGTATTCAGCACGCTGCACACCAACGACGCCCCGAGCGCGATCACGCGTCTGATCGACATGGGCATCAAGCCCTTCCTCGTAGCCAGCTCCATCCAGGCCGTCATGGCGCAGCGACTCATCCGCATGTTGCACCAGCCCAGCAAGGTGCTCGACGACAACCCCGATCCGAAGTTCCTCCACTTGTGTGGCATCAAGTCCGGCGAGTGGGAGGGCAAGGTCTACAAGCCCGGATCATCGCCCGACGTGCCCACGGGCTACAAGGGCCGGAAGGCCATCTTCGAGATGATGCTGATGAACAGCGATCTTCGGGAGATGGCTTTCCGCAAGGCGCCCGTGGCCGAGCTCCGCGTCGCCGCCATCAAGAGTGGCATGAAGACGCTGACCGAGGACGGCAAGCGCAAGATTCTCAGCGGGCAGACCACGCCCGCCGAAGTGGCCCGAGTGACCCAGACCGCAGAATGA
- a CDS encoding phosphopantothenoylcysteine decarboxylase: MPTRAPSLDPSVSAPPSVLIAAGPTHEPIDEVRYVANRSSGRLGIALAEAAMQRSAPTTLLLGPVALETPTQDPIYSQTDLANADPEQAPDSPLVVRRFRSSRDLESLLLQEAPDCDVLIMAAAVADFRPARVHSGKLPRTGDALTLTLEPVPDLLAMVTPKLKPSSVAIGFALEDDVASQERALAKMARKGCHAIVLNPLATMDSAGIDATILFADGSPALAPGRLSKEDFAQRLIDVALGLWATARGDES; this comes from the coding sequence ATGCCCACGCGCGCTCCATCGCTCGATCCAAGTGTCTCGGCCCCGCCGTCGGTACTTATCGCCGCCGGGCCGACGCATGAGCCCATCGACGAAGTCCGGTACGTCGCCAATCGCTCTTCGGGACGACTGGGGATCGCCTTGGCGGAGGCAGCCATGCAGAGGTCTGCTCCAACAACGCTGCTCCTGGGCCCGGTCGCCCTAGAAACGCCCACGCAAGACCCTATCTATAGCCAAACGGATCTGGCGAATGCCGATCCCGAGCAGGCACCAGATTCGCCGCTGGTCGTCCGGCGGTTCCGTTCATCCAGGGATCTTGAGAGCCTCCTTCTTCAGGAAGCCCCGGATTGCGATGTGCTGATCATGGCCGCGGCGGTGGCAGACTTCAGGCCCGCTCGTGTGCACTCGGGCAAGCTCCCGCGCACGGGTGATGCCCTGACGCTCACGCTTGAGCCGGTGCCGGACCTGTTGGCCATGGTGACGCCCAAGCTGAAGCCAAGCAGCGTGGCGATCGGCTTCGCCCTGGAGGACGACGTCGCAAGCCAGGAACGCGCCCTGGCGAAGATGGCGCGGAAGGGGTGCCATGCGATCGTTCTGAATCCGCTGGCCACCATGGACTCGGCCGGCATCGACGCCACAATCCTCTTTGCCGACGGGTCGCCGGCGTTGGCCCCGGGCCGCCTGTCCAAAGAAGACTTCGCCCAACGTCTCATCGACGTGGCCCTGGGCTTATGGGCAACCGCCCGAGGTGACGAATCGTGA
- a CDS encoding pseudouridine synthase gives MEFRPRQHVRGTSPKSRGPQVRPTILGEHDGIVVVDKPPGIVTADKDPNRESVLAHVKRWLKNTRPDARIWVVHRLDKDASGLLLFATTPEVYAWLKEDLRAHRVEREYTAVVHGVPDWKGEHTLADQLLDGPEHRKVLVAPPTSTTGRNAVTHARVLHRGKGRAMVSVRLETGRRHQLRVQLSHAGHPILGDRLYGPEPSAAEKKNKNFRLCLHASKLTLHHPQTGQKLVFEAPPPPRFFTLVGEKAPEESIEKPKEAGPRPQQAAARGWDHVAAWYDKLVGEGQSDHHSAVIIPGTLRLLDLREGEQLLDVACGEGVLARATAQLGVRVTGVDASGRLIDAAVKRAGGLERYLTGDARQLESLGLEPGYNAAACIMALMNIDTIEAVFRGIAGTLAPDGRFVAVVLHPAFRAPGQTSWQWDDRETQGPGRSPRTEQRQYRRVDGYLTPYAHPIVMNPGAAARGRKPVTTTTHHRPLQAYVAALSRCGFVIEAIEEWPSQRQSEPGPRADEENRARREIPLFLAWRARLATKAEDQ, from the coding sequence GTGGAGTTTCGACCACGACAGCACGTTCGCGGCACGAGCCCAAAGAGCCGTGGGCCGCAGGTTCGACCAACGATCCTGGGCGAACACGATGGCATCGTGGTGGTCGACAAGCCGCCCGGTATCGTGACTGCCGACAAGGACCCGAATCGTGAATCAGTGCTCGCGCACGTCAAACGCTGGCTGAAGAACACGCGCCCCGATGCGCGGATCTGGGTTGTGCACCGGCTGGACAAGGACGCGAGCGGCCTGCTGCTGTTTGCCACCACGCCCGAGGTCTACGCCTGGCTGAAAGAAGACCTGCGCGCCCACCGAGTCGAGCGCGAGTACACGGCCGTGGTGCACGGCGTGCCCGACTGGAAGGGCGAGCACACGCTGGCCGACCAACTGCTCGATGGCCCCGAGCACCGCAAGGTTCTGGTCGCGCCACCGACATCCACGACAGGCCGCAACGCGGTGACGCACGCCCGAGTGCTCCACCGGGGCAAGGGACGCGCCATGGTCTCCGTGCGGCTCGAGACCGGGCGGCGACATCAACTCCGCGTGCAGCTCAGCCACGCGGGGCATCCGATCCTGGGCGATCGGCTATATGGTCCCGAGCCTTCGGCGGCTGAGAAGAAGAACAAGAACTTTCGCTTGTGCCTGCACGCGAGCAAGCTCACGCTTCATCATCCGCAGACAGGGCAGAAGCTCGTGTTCGAGGCACCCCCACCACCCCGTTTCTTCACGCTGGTAGGAGAAAAGGCGCCAGAGGAATCGATCGAGAAGCCCAAGGAAGCCGGCCCGAGGCCCCAGCAGGCCGCGGCCAGGGGCTGGGACCACGTCGCCGCGTGGTACGACAAACTCGTGGGCGAAGGCCAGAGCGATCATCACTCGGCGGTCATCATTCCAGGCACACTGCGGCTGCTTGACCTGCGAGAGGGCGAGCAACTGCTCGACGTGGCGTGTGGCGAGGGAGTGCTGGCGAGGGCGACGGCGCAACTTGGCGTGCGCGTGACCGGCGTGGACGCGTCGGGGCGGCTGATCGATGCCGCCGTAAAGCGTGCCGGCGGGCTCGAGCGATACCTCACCGGCGATGCACGGCAACTCGAGTCGCTCGGGCTCGAGCCGGGATACAACGCGGCCGCGTGCATCATGGCGCTGATGAATATCGACACGATCGAGGCCGTGTTCCGAGGTATCGCAGGCACGCTCGCGCCGGACGGGCGGTTTGTGGCAGTCGTGCTGCATCCGGCGTTTCGGGCGCCCGGGCAAACCAGTTGGCAGTGGGACGATCGGGAAACGCAGGGGCCGGGCCGTTCACCCAGGACGGAGCAACGCCAGTATCGGCGGGTCGATGGCTATCTCACGCCATACGCGCACCCGATCGTCATGAACCCCGGCGCCGCCGCCCGTGGACGCAAACCGGTCACCACGACCACGCATCATCGCCCGCTTCAAGCCTACGTGGCGGCGCTTTCGAGGTGTGGCTTCGTCATCGAGGCCATCGAAGAGTGGCCCAGCCAGCGGCAGAGCGAGCCGGGGCCCCGGGCCGACGAGGAAAACCGGGCTCGCCGCGAGATCCCGCTCTTCCTGGCATGGCGGGCACGCCTGGCAACGAAGGCCGAAGATCAGTAG